A portion of the Aquicoccus sp. G2-2 genome contains these proteins:
- a CDS encoding tetratricopeptide repeat protein, producing MATGRKWAVIVALAVQLGAGAALAESLSGAYLAGRQARYLGDFAAASDYYGRALARDPDNAKLMEAAVLSDLSLGRIEHALPVARAMEKAGQKSQLPQMVLLADEVFNARYDAVLTRIKDGRGVGPMLDGLIAAWAELGKGNMSDAIAAFDKMAKEKGQRGFALYHKALALAMVGDLEGADAILGARGPGAAAQTRRGVIARIEVLSQLERDAEAVKVLDAAFGDTLDPELTQMRAALVAGKTLDFDIVASARDGIAEVFYTIAGALRGEARDADTILFARLADYLRPDHVDAQLLTAEILEDMKQYDLAIETFRKVPRNDPAFHAAELGRANALRKAGKADAAVEVLQQLEQTHGDLPIVPTTLGDLMRSLDRYGDAINAYDKALDLIPKEAKRQWFIHYARGISYERTGNWTAAEADFRRALKLDPGRPEVLNYLGYSLVDKNRKLGEALGMIEQAAAEQPDSGYIIDSLGWALYRMGRYKQAVAHMERAAELMSVDPLVNDHLGDVYWAVGRHREAKIQWQRALSFVEYGDNSEDVDPERIRRKIAQGLDAVRAEDGEPPLTMVGDVGSKAPTEDQ from the coding sequence ATGGCGACAGGCAGGAAATGGGCGGTGATCGTGGCGCTGGCGGTGCAGCTTGGCGCGGGGGCGGCGCTGGCCGAAAGCCTTTCGGGCGCATATCTGGCCGGGCGACAGGCTCGGTATCTGGGCGATTTCGCAGCGGCGTCCGATTATTACGGGCGTGCCTTGGCGCGTGATCCTGACAACGCGAAATTGATGGAAGCGGCGGTGCTGTCTGATCTGTCGCTGGGGCGGATCGAACATGCGTTGCCTGTGGCGAGAGCCATGGAGAAGGCGGGGCAGAAAAGCCAGTTGCCACAGATGGTTCTGTTGGCGGATGAGGTCTTTAACGCGCGCTATGATGCGGTGCTGACGCGGATCAAGGACGGGCGCGGCGTTGGGCCGATGCTTGATGGGTTGATCGCGGCTTGGGCCGAGCTGGGCAAGGGCAACATGTCGGATGCGATCGCTGCGTTTGACAAAATGGCCAAGGAGAAAGGGCAACGCGGATTTGCACTTTATCACAAGGCCTTGGCGCTGGCCATGGTGGGCGATCTGGAAGGTGCGGATGCGATTCTGGGGGCTCGCGGACCGGGGGCTGCGGCGCAGACGCGGCGCGGGGTGATCGCACGGATTGAAGTGCTGAGCCAGCTTGAACGCGACGCAGAGGCGGTCAAGGTGCTGGATGCGGCGTTCGGCGATACGCTTGACCCGGAACTGACGCAGATGCGTGCCGCGCTGGTGGCGGGCAAGACGCTTGATTTTGATATTGTCGCATCAGCGCGCGATGGCATTGCCGAGGTGTTCTATACCATCGCCGGTGCGCTTCGCGGTGAAGCGCGCGACGCCGATACCATTCTGTTTGCCCGATTGGCGGATTATTTGCGCCCCGATCACGTGGACGCGCAATTGCTGACCGCCGAAATCCTTGAAGACATGAAGCAATATGATCTGGCGATTGAAACCTTCCGCAAGGTGCCACGCAATGATCCGGCGTTTCATGCTGCCGAGTTGGGCCGGGCCAATGCGCTTCGCAAGGCGGGCAAGGCGGATGCGGCGGTTGAGGTGCTTCAGCAACTGGAGCAGACCCATGGTGATCTGCCGATCGTGCCGACAACGCTGGGTGATCTGATGCGCTCACTTGATCGCTATGGCGATGCGATCAACGCCTATGACAAGGCGCTTGACCTGATCCCGAAGGAAGCAAAGCGGCAGTGGTTCATCCACTATGCGCGCGGCATTTCTTATGAGCGCACCGGCAACTGGACCGCAGCAGAGGCGGATTTCCGTCGCGCGCTCAAGCTTGATCCGGGCCGCCCCGAGGTGCTGAACTATCTGGGGTATTCATTGGTGGACAAGAACCGCAAGCTGGGCGAGGCGCTTGGCATGATCGAGCAGGCCGCCGCCGAGCAACCCGACAGCGGTTACATCATCGACAGCCTTGGCTGGGCGCTTTACCGCATGGGGCGCTACAAGCAGGCGGTCGCCCATATGGAGCGGGCGGCGGAGTTGATGTCGGTCGATCCGCTGGTGAACGATCATCTGGGCGATGTTTACTGGGCGGTGGGACGCCACAGGGAGGCGAAAATCCAGTGGCAGCGCGCGCTGAGCTTTGTGGAATACGGCGACAATTCCGAGGATGTCGACCCGGAGCGTATTCGTCGCAAGATCGCGCAAGGGCTTGATGCCGTGCGTGCCGAAGACGGAGAGCCGCCGCTGACCATGGTGGGTGATGTCGGGTCAAAGGCGCCAACAGAAGACCAGTGA
- a CDS encoding electron transfer flavoprotein-ubiquinone oxidoreductase — MPEMTREAMEYDVVIVGAGPAGLSAAIRLKQLDGDLDVVVLEKGSEVGAHILSGAVLDPCGLNALIPDWKEKGAPLNTPVTSDHFYMLGEAGQIRVPNFPMPPLMSNHGNYVVSMGNVCRWMAAQAEALGVEVFPGMACSELVYDGSRVKGVVAGEFGKNPDGTPGPSYEPGMELHGKYVFLSEGVRGSLSKELIAKYDLAKGHEPQKFGLGMKEIWEIDPAKHKQGSVTHTMGWPLGSNAGGGSFIYHLENNQVFVGFVVHLNYQNPHLYPYMEFQRFKHHPMVAELLEGGKRVAYGARAISEGGYQSMPKMVVPGAAMLGCSVGMVNVPRIKGNHNAMLSGKAAAEAAYAAIQAGREGDELNDYEDEVRTGAIGKDLKKVRNVKPMWSKWGLLPSLGLGGFDMWCNTLGFSLFGTMKHGKTDAAATGEASKFKKIAYPKPDGKLSFDRLTNVAFSFTNHEESQPCHLHLKDPTIPIGVNLPKFDEPAQRYCPAGVYEVVEKDGVQEFVINFQNCVHCKTCDIKDPTQNINWTTPQGGDGPNYPNM; from the coding sequence ATGCCGGAAATGACACGCGAAGCGATGGAATATGATGTGGTGATCGTGGGCGCGGGGCCGGCTGGGCTTTCTGCGGCGATCCGGCTCAAGCAGCTTGATGGCGATCTTGATGTTGTGGTGCTGGAGAAAGGTTCGGAAGTGGGGGCGCATATCCTTTCGGGGGCGGTGCTTGATCCTTGCGGGCTGAATGCGCTGATTCCGGACTGGAAGGAAAAGGGCGCGCCGCTTAACACGCCGGTGACGTCTGACCATTTCTATATGCTTGGCGAAGCCGGACAGATCCGGGTGCCGAATTTCCCGATGCCGCCGTTGATGAGCAACCACGGCAATTACGTGGTGTCGATGGGCAATGTTTGCCGCTGGATGGCGGCGCAGGCCGAGGCGTTGGGCGTTGAGGTGTTTCCGGGCATGGCCTGTTCGGAGCTGGTTTATGACGGCAGCCGGGTTAAGGGCGTGGTCGCGGGCGAGTTCGGCAAGAACCCCGACGGCACGCCGGGGCCGTCCTATGAGCCGGGGATGGAGTTGCACGGCAAATACGTGTTCCTGTCCGAGGGGGTGCGCGGGTCGCTGTCAAAGGAGTTGATCGCGAAATACGATCTGGCCAAAGGCCATGAGCCGCAGAAATTCGGGCTGGGTATGAAGGAAATCTGGGAGATCGACCCGGCCAAGCACAAGCAAGGCTCTGTCACGCATACGATGGGCTGGCCGCTGGGTAGCAATGCGGGCGGCGGTTCGTTCATTTACCACCTTGAGAACAATCAGGTTTTCGTGGGGTTCGTGGTGCATCTGAATTACCAGAACCCGCATCTTTACCCCTATATGGAGTTCCAGCGGTTCAAGCATCACCCGATGGTGGCGGAGCTTCTGGAGGGCGGCAAGCGGGTGGCTTATGGTGCGCGCGCAATCAGCGAGGGCGGGTATCAATCGATGCCCAAAATGGTGGTGCCGGGCGCGGCGATGCTTGGCTGTTCGGTCGGCATGGTCAACGTACCGCGGATCAAGGGAAACCATAACGCGATGCTGTCGGGCAAGGCGGCGGCAGAGGCCGCATATGCCGCCATTCAGGCGGGCCGTGAAGGCGATGAGCTGAACGATTACGAGGACGAGGTGCGCACGGGCGCGATTGGCAAGGATTTGAAAAAAGTTCGCAATGTCAAACCGATGTGGTCGAAATGGGGCCTGCTGCCGAGCCTTGGGCTGGGCGGGTTTGACATGTGGTGCAACACGCTTGGGTTTTCGCTTTTCGGCACGATGAAACATGGCAAGACCGATGCGGCGGCAACCGGGGAGGCTTCGAAATTCAAGAAGATCGCCTATCCCAAGCCCGACGGCAAGCTGAGCTTTGACCGGCTGACCAATGTGGCGTTCAGTTTTACCAACCACGAGGAAAGCCAGCCTTGTCATCTGCATCTGAAAGATCCGACGATCCCGATCGGGGTGAACTTGCCGAAATTCGATGAGCCGGCACAGCGGTATTGCCCGGCGGGGGTTTACGAGGTGGTGGAGAAGGACGGCGTGCAGGAGTTCGTGATCAATTTCCAGAACTGTGTGCATTGCAAGACCTGCGATATCAAGGACCCGACACAGAACATCAACTGGACCACACCGCAGGGTGGGGATGGGCCGAATTACCCGAACATGTGA
- the greA gene encoding transcription elongation factor GreA: protein MEKIPMTGAGHAALEAELKQLKSIERPAIIKAIAEAREHGDLSENAEYHSAKEKQSFIEGRIKELEGVLSLAEVIDPTKLSGTIKFGATVTLVDEDTDEEKTYQIVGEYEANIEKGLLNIKSPIARALIGKEEGDSVEVRTPGGERAYEVLKIAYI from the coding sequence ATGGAAAAGATCCCGATGACTGGCGCTGGCCATGCCGCGCTGGAAGCTGAACTCAAGCAACTCAAATCCATTGAACGCCCGGCGATTATCAAGGCAATCGCCGAAGCGCGTGAACATGGCGACCTGTCGGAAAATGCCGAATACCATTCCGCCAAGGAAAAGCAGAGCTTCATCGAGGGCCGCATCAAGGAACTGGAAGGCGTGCTCAGCCTTGCCGAAGTGATTGATCCCACGAAACTGTCCGGCACAATCAAATTCGGCGCCACCGTCACTCTGGTTGATGAAGACACCGATGAAGAAAAGACCTATCAGATCGTTGGAGAATACGAAGCCAACATCGAAAAGGGTCTGTTGAACATCAAGTCCCCGATTGCCCGCGCCCTTATTGGCAAAGAGGAGGGCGATAGCGTAGAAGTGCGCACGCCCGGCGGCGAACGCGCCTACGAGGTGCTCAAGATCGCCTATATCTGA
- the mobB gene encoding molybdopterin-guanine dinucleotide biosynthesis protein B, protein MKLYGVTGWKNNGKTGLMERLVAHFTAAGLRVSTVKHAHHAFDVDQPGRDSYRHREAGAAQVLLASARRWALMSELRDDAEPPLEALLARLDPCDLVLVEGFKRAPHPKVEAHRGAAGKPLIAPDDPSVHAVASDVPLELDRPVFDLDDTSAIAGFIRREVGLDG, encoded by the coding sequence ATGAAGCTTTACGGTGTGACCGGCTGGAAGAACAATGGCAAAACCGGCTTGATGGAGCGGCTGGTGGCGCATTTCACCGCCGCGGGCCTGCGGGTTTCGACGGTGAAACACGCGCATCATGCGTTCGATGTGGATCAGCCGGGGCGGGACAGTTACCGCCACCGGGAGGCGGGGGCGGCGCAGGTTCTGCTTGCCTCGGCCCGGCGCTGGGCGCTGATGAGTGAGTTGCGCGACGACGCGGAGCCGCCGCTGGAGGCGTTGCTGGCCCGGCTCGACCCTTGTGATCTGGTGCTGGTGGAGGGCTTCAAGCGCGCGCCGCATCCGAAGGTAGAAGCGCATCGCGGCGCGGCGGGCAAGCCGCTTATCGCGCCCGATGACCCGAGCGTGCATGCGGTGGCAAGCGATGTGCCGCTTGAGTTGGACAGACCGGTATTCGATCTTGACGACACAAGCGCGATTGCCGGTTTCATCCGGCGCGAGGTTGGGCTTGATGGCTAA
- the mobA gene encoding molybdenum cofactor guanylyltransferase MobA — protein sequence MGRVLGVILAGGLATRMGGGDKALLALGERPLLGHVIDRLAPQVAGLALNANGDPARFSEFGLSVLPDSIAGHPGPLAGVLAGLDWAADQGAEAVVSVAGDTPFFPRDLVTRLQCAGAGMAHPLVLAATPRDEDMQTKSKSRSGLIRHPTFGLWPVALRDDLRAALAGGLRKVVQWSEAHDGREALFETGAIDPFFNVNTPDDLRQAQAMLERRA from the coding sequence ATGGGCCGGGTATTGGGTGTTATCCTCGCCGGTGGGCTTGCCACGCGGATGGGGGGCGGTGACAAGGCGCTGTTGGCGCTGGGAGAGCGTCCGCTACTGGGGCATGTGATCGACCGATTGGCACCGCAGGTGGCTGGGCTGGCGCTTAACGCCAATGGCGATCCGGCGCGGTTTTCGGAGTTTGGCCTTTCGGTTCTGCCTGATAGCATCGCAGGCCATCCCGGCCCACTTGCCGGAGTGCTGGCGGGGCTGGACTGGGCCGCCGATCAAGGCGCGGAGGCGGTGGTGAGCGTTGCGGGCGACACGCCGTTTTTCCCGCGCGATCTGGTGACGCGCCTGCAATGCGCGGGTGCGGGTATGGCGCACCCGTTGGTGTTGGCTGCGACGCCGCGCGATGAAGACATGCAAACGAAATCAAAGTCCCGCTCTGGCCTGATCCGGCATCCCACCTTCGGGCTTTGGCCGGTGGCGCTGCGCGACGATCTGCGCGCGGCACTGGCGGGGGGCTTGCGCAAGGTGGTGCAATGGAGCGAGGCGCATGACGGGCGCGAAGCGCTGTTCGAGACGGGTGCGATTGACCCGTTCTTCAACGTCAATACGCCGGACGATTTGCGCCAAGCACAAGCGATGCTGGAGCGGCGGGCATGA
- a CDS encoding AzlD domain-containing protein: MIDKPALYIIIAGLALGSFGLRFVFLGLIGNRPMPPWVLRHLRYTAVALIPALVAPMVAWPAVTGGTPDPARLASAMVTLAVGVYFRNVLGAIIAGGVTLYGLLYLVG, encoded by the coding sequence ATGATCGACAAACCCGCGCTTTACATCATCATCGCCGGGTTGGCACTCGGCAGTTTCGGGCTGCGCTTCGTGTTTCTCGGGTTGATCGGCAACCGCCCGATGCCGCCTTGGGTGCTGCGCCACCTGCGCTATACCGCCGTGGCGCTGATCCCGGCGCTGGTCGCCCCGATGGTGGCCTGGCCCGCAGTAACCGGCGGCACCCCCGATCCGGCGCGTCTGGCCTCTGCCATGGTCACGCTCGCGGTTGGCGTTTATTTTCGCAACGTGCTTGGCGCGATCATCGCCGGTGGCGTCACGCTCTACGGGCTGCTTTATCTGGTGGGGTAG
- a CDS encoding aa3-type cytochrome c oxidase subunit IV, whose protein sequence is MAEHKHGNMDISVQEQTFDGFIKFAVRSSIVIIVMLLFTAAVGG, encoded by the coding sequence ATGGCCGAGCACAAGCATGGTAATATGGACATTTCGGTTCAGGAACAGACGTTCGATGGGTTTATAAAATTCGCGGTCCGTTCGAGTATCGTGATTATTGTAATGCTGTTGTTCACGGCTGCGGTCGGTGGTTGA
- a CDS encoding DUF6173 family protein, producing the protein MDDTIETAAERAEANVLKGLAPRRHEVHADPDAKPCPEIPEEVAKRPVEEKSPAEWAYERLILYIHNFEETLDNEHEVAMGFTGSEAGVIRIEGMGFFDPDIVTFYGSDGAGTKTQLIQHVTQLSVVLRALPKEVDSEKPNRIGFRLVEDLDKDAADVRAKPAES; encoded by the coding sequence ATGGATGACACAATTGAAACCGCCGCGGAACGGGCGGAAGCCAACGTTTTGAAAGGGCTCGCGCCTCGCCGCCATGAGGTTCATGCCGACCCTGACGCCAAACCTTGCCCCGAAATACCCGAGGAGGTGGCCAAGCGCCCGGTGGAGGAGAAAAGCCCGGCGGAATGGGCTTATGAGCGGCTGATCCTTTATATCCACAATTTCGAAGAGACGCTCGACAATGAACATGAGGTTGCCATGGGCTTCACCGGCAGCGAAGCGGGGGTGATCCGGATTGAGGGAATGGGCTTTTTCGACCCGGATATCGTGACCTTTTACGGCAGTGACGGGGCCGGGACCAAAACCCAACTCATTCAGCATGTGACCCAGCTTTCGGTGGTGCTGCGGGCGCTGCCAAAAGAGGTGGACAGCGAAAAGCCCAACCGGATCGGATTCCGGCTGGTGGAAGACCTTGACAAAGACGCCGCGGATGTGCGCGCCAAGCCCGCAGAAAGCTGA
- a CDS encoding Lrp/AsnC family transcriptional regulator, whose protein sequence is MTKEIDDIDRRILHHLQRDASLTADDIAERVALSRNACWRRIKAMEERGVIRGRVVLVDPALVGCPLEVVILVRTSRHEAAWMEGFQKTLRALPEVVGAYRMTGELDYLLRVRVADMPQYDAFYKRLIARVSVSDISASFVMEEIKETTALPL, encoded by the coding sequence ATGACGAAAGAAATTGACGATATAGACCGTAGAATCCTGCATCACCTGCAGCGCGATGCCAGCCTGACGGCGGATGACATTGCCGAGCGCGTGGCGCTGTCGCGCAATGCTTGCTGGCGCCGGATCAAGGCGATGGAAGAGCGCGGGGTGATCCGGGGGCGGGTGGTTTTGGTTGATCCGGCGCTGGTGGGGTGTCCACTTGAGGTGGTGATTCTGGTGCGCACATCGCGGCATGAAGCGGCGTGGATGGAGGGATTTCAGAAAACCTTGCGCGCGCTTCCCGAAGTGGTCGGGGCGTATCGGATGACTGGCGAGTTGGACTATCTGTTGCGGGTTCGGGTGGCGGACATGCCGCAATATGATGCGTTTTACAAACGCTTGATTGCACGGGTTTCGGTCTCGGATATCTCGGCGAGTTTCGTTATGGAGGAGATCAAGGAAACCACTGCACTGCCATTATAG
- a CDS encoding DUF6356 family protein, translating to MTNPTHNTAFAKVFLDHPASVDETYFEHFRFALGFAGLLALAACAALIHALIPAACQTTASTIIKRLYPRVANRGTDAPAK from the coding sequence ATGACCAACCCGACTCACAACACCGCCTTTGCGAAGGTCTTTCTCGATCATCCGGCCTCGGTCGACGAAACCTATTTCGAGCATTTTCGCTTTGCACTCGGCTTTGCGGGATTGCTTGCGCTGGCGGCATGTGCAGCCCTCATTCATGCGCTGATCCCAGCGGCGTGTCAGACCACGGCCAGCACCATCATCAAGCGGCTCTATCCTCGCGTCGCCAATCGCGGCACCGACGCGCCCGCGAAGTAA